The genomic segment GCGCAGACGCGCCATCACCACCACCGCGACATAAGCCGAGCAGAACGTGGTGTGCGCGATCCAGATCGTTACGATCCCACGCTGTGCCGGCCAGCCGATCAGCTGCGCCATCGCCACGAACAATAGCAGCAGCGACAGGCCGGTAATTACTTCGGGCATGACCAGCGGCGCAGTGACCAGGCCACCAAACAGTGTACGGCCGCGGAAGTTCGGAATACGCGTCAGCACGAATGCCGCCATGGTGCCCAGCGCCACCGCCGCCACCGCCGTGTAGAGCGCAATCTCCAGCGAGCGCATCACCGCCCCCATCAGCTGGCTGTTTTCCAGCAGTCCGGCATACCACTTGAGCGACCAGCCGCCCCACACGGTCACCAGCCGAGAGGCATTGAACGAGTAGATGACCAGCAGCACCATCGGCAGGTAGATGAACAGCAGCCCGAGCACCAGGATCAGGTTGGAAAAACTGTAGCGTTTCATCTCTCGCCCTCTATGTCCTTGGTTACGCTGTTAGGTAGAGAGCCGGTTGAACACCGCAACCAATGAGCCGGGCGCGTCATAGCTTGCCTTCCATTTCTTTGGTCTGGTTGCGGTTGAACAAGATAATCGGCACCAGCAGTATCGCCAGCATCACCACAGCAAGAGCAGACGCCACCGGCCAGTCACGGTTGTTGAAGAATTCCTGCCAGAGCACCTTGCCGATCATAAGCGTCTCCGGGCCACCGAGCAGCTCGGGAATCACGAACTCGCCCACCACCGGAATGAACACCAGCATGCAGCCGGCGACGATGCCATTCTTCGACAGCGGCACGGTGATCTTCCAGAACGCTCGCAGGTTACTGGCGCCAAGGTCCGAGGCCGCCTCGAGCAGGCTCGTGTCATGCTTCACCAGGTTCGCGTAGAGCGGCAGGATCATGAACGGCAGGTACGAATAGACCACCCCGATGTACACAGCCAGATCGGT from the Stutzerimonas stutzeri genome contains:
- a CDS encoding ABC transporter permease subunit yields the protein MKRYSFSNLILVLGLLFIYLPMVLLVIYSFNASRLVTVWGGWSLKWYAGLLENSQLMGAVMRSLEIALYTAVAAVALGTMAAFVLTRIPNFRGRTLFGGLVTAPLVMPEVITGLSLLLLFVAMAQLIGWPAQRGIVTIWIAHTTFCSAYVAVVVMARLRELDQSIEEAAMDLGARPWKVFFLITMPMIAPSLAAGGMLSFALSLDDLVLASFVSGPGSTTLPMEIFSAVRLGVKPEINAVASLILLVVSLATFIAWYLSRRAEKRRVRAMRQAMDDGAKQNWRPTIDNTVMAPPSAHS